ATGTCTGCCGGCCCGAGTCCTAAATGCTTCATTCCCAGAAAGGCTTTGAGCTAGCTGTGGTGACCATTTCCCCTGGCTTCGCTCCCAGGCAGGCTTTGGCCTAGTCACGGCAGCCAACTTGTCCTCCCCAAACACTtacacctcccagccctggccccctgcaCTCAACTCCCAGGCAGGCTTTGGCCTACACCTAGTGGCCATCTTGTCCCCGCCACCAACCCGTGACCCAGCTCCTGGGTCCTCTTCCCCCGCACCCCCAAGGGGCATGGCACCTCCTGGGGTGGATATGGCGATGGGAGGGTGCAGACGCCTTACCCCCTACCCTTCCGCCTCCACACCTTGAGGGTTTGGGGGGGCCCTGAGATCACATCGACCCCATGAGCATCAAGCCCAGCCCTTGGGGCAGGTGGATTGTCCTGTCTCCCCAATGCccccccttgagcccagcccgcTCCCCCCACAATGCCTTCAAGACCCCCTACAACTGTTTTACACAACTCCCCCCCGGGGTAGGGagttgctgggggtgggaaaaTAAAGCCCGCCGAGAGCGGGTGTTTCTCTGTTTGTGACGGTGTTTTATTGCCaatggcggtgggggggggggggggggggtgaagaagaggcatcctggacacctgggttccccgTGGGCGGCTTGGTGTCTCCcagtgggcaggggtggagggcgtCCCTGGCCACCGGGGGTCTCCTGTCCCCCTTAGTACGctctccaccccactccctgtgccccagccccagaggggctCCAGTGGGTGGCAagtgcaccccagccccaggcaggatgAGACCCAgacgagtccagccccctgctcccctcccgggGCTGGAGAGAAGCCAGGTGTCCGGGCCCCCAAACCCACTTGGCTCTCGCTCTTCTGTCTCGTGGCAGGGGGcggctggagggcaggggcaggagggggtgggagcctggacaccGGGGTTCTTCACATTTTGGGCCACAGGGGATGGATTGAAGCAGGGGAAACTGGGAGCTCGGCCACCCGAACTCGTCCGTGTCTCGGGGGTGGCGAGGGCAAGGACCTGTGGACACTTGAGCTCTCTCCAGCTCTGGTAGGGCCCACAGCTAGCTCCCCGCCCCTTGGCCTCCTTGTCTCACGGGTGCTGACACTgctgtggttgtcatgggggtaGTTGTCCGTGTCCCCAAGCCACTAGCCATGCCAAGTATGGCAACAGGCTTGGTGGTCATCTTAGCCCAGGCAGTGGTCATTGTGGCCTGGGGGGCAACCCTCTTAGCCCTTACACTGGCCCCCTTGGCCCAGGTGGTGACCATCatggctgggggaggaaggggagcagccCTTTTggccaaggggctgcaggtcaggagtgaggagcactactgggacaaggagcagggtgcagggctgtaggctgggagtgagcggcaccagcagggccagggggtggcaggaaaTGGAATAAACCAGACAGACACAGGTCCCTGTTACCTCTGTAATAAATACCCAGGGCCCCCAGCGGGCACCATGCCCGGGACAGagggacctgcccccaccccaataaACGGGAGCAGGGGCCGATAGACATGGTATACACAATTGGGAATTACTGCAGCAGGGGATGCCGccctggctcctggggcaaagcaTCCCCTCTACTTGGAAAGGAGAAAAGTCCAGGTTGGTGCTGACTGGCAGAGCCTGTTCTTCTATCTTCCCATTGGCCAGGAATCCCTccacactttctctaattgggtagGAAGAGTCCCACAAGCTGCTCTGCTATTGGTCGGTAAGGACAGGTCTCCTCCTTGGTCAGATTTCACACCCAGCTAGAAGACAAGTGGTGGGAAACACTTGGCTCGTACATGGATTGATCCAGCTCTTTCCACCTCTTCTGACTGGTCCAATCCATCCTCATTGGTACTCCACTCCGACTGGACCCAGCCCACCTCCCATTGGTGCAACAGGCTGAGAAGACACTCAACAACTCAGCTCCTTGTGTCCTCTCTGCCACCAGCAGTCAAGCAAGGGTGGGGCCAAGTTTCtagcctctccccctcccttggaGACTCCAATGAGCCTCGCCCTTGGAGGAGATGTCAACACTCCAGCTTCCTCTGCCTCCCTTAGTGGGTGGAGCCAAGGCCAGGGTTCCACATCTGGGGGCAGGGCCACGGCCACGGCCAGGGGCAGGGTCAGTAGCGGGCATTCTCCTCGGCGGCCGTGACGATGGCGTCTATCCAGATGCGCATGGCCTCGGCGCTGGGGGCCACCAGGCAGAAGAGGCGGTCGTAGGTCTTCACGCAGAAGGTCAGGGCCGGGTTGGGGCTCTGCAGGGGGCATGGAAGAGGCGGGGTCAGGAGCCGGAGGAGGCGAAGCCAGGATCGCGGAGGGAGTGGGGTCTCACAGACAAGTGGCACTGGAGGAACAGAGTTCCTGGTCTCAGGGGTCCCTGAGCTCAAGGGGCATGGTCAGGGGataggggaggaggcaggaggttAGCAGGCGGAGGTAGGTACAGGGACACAGCCAAGACCTAAGGGAGCTGGATCTCAGGGATAAAGGGAGcagagcctggtgctgggggaggaaggggtttcCAACCTCATGGGCAGACAATAGGGGCAGGTCCCCAGCCTTGGGGGCAGAGTCAGGAGCTGCGGGGTGGGGCAAGGAtatgccccacccccctcaccttcCAGGCGCTGCGAAGATGGTCGTAATAAACCTCCTCGATGGCTTGGAAGTAGATGACGCCTTTCAGCTTTGTCTCCTCCTTGTCTGCAGAAAACAGGGGAGTTAgccgggcagggggctgcgggctgggagtggaggggcacCGGTCAGGctaggaggaggcaggggagtgcgggtcgggagtgaggggcaccggatGGGCCAGGGTGAGGCAGAAGGCTGTAGGTTAGGAGTGGGggacacttgggggggggggaggggccctcACCAGCATAGTATGCCAGCAGGCGCTTGTGGCGGTCGAAGCAGAACCAGCGCCGGCGCCAGGTCTTCACGCGTCCGCCCATCTTCACCAGGAAGCCCTTGCAAGCTCGGCTTGAGACCCGCACGTCTCCACATGTCTCCACGCTGTGCCCCAAGGCCTCTAGGTGGCGCCGCAGATCCAGGGGTGCaacaccctgcccaggcagccagggggtTAACGAGAcctgggaccccctccccccctgcctcccccattgGGTAGTGAAGGGTGCATagaggagggggcggggcctgtgcCCTCCCCTGTTTGGGCCAGCAAGGGGCACCACTGGCCAGACAGCAAGGGGTTaactggggaaggggctggagcctCACCTTGGCAGGGGGCGGGAGCTCTGGGGGTTTTGAGGCCTGCTGGGCAGCTTTCTTGGCTTCCTGAGAAGGAAGATGGTGAGGTCAAGGTGGGGATCCAGCCCTGTCCTCATCTACTAGACCCTTCTACATAGCCCCGCCCCATCCACAAGACCCCCTCCCTATAGCACCACCCCTTCTGCACCTGGGAGTAGGCCCTGTCCCTCCCCCTATGGGGCTATTTCCTGTTTAAGCCATGTCCACCCACTCAGACTTAGTCCCACCCCTTGCTTGCTACAGgctccacccccctccaccaaTCACCATTAGAGAGTAATAGGTcaaagcagtggggctgggagcctgggcacctgggttctctctctatcatggggatggcaggggggcagagctgggggggctgggcctgggcgatatttcccccttctcccccctgacCCAGGTCCTAGGAAAGCTCATTACACCTCTGTGGAGGGCGTAGGACATGAGaactggggatggggctgcaccagctggggGTGTCAGAGTCGGGAGTAGAGGGAAATCACCCAAAGAAAATTCCAGCCACTTTCTTTTTCCtactaatgcttttttttttttttttaaatgacaaccAAGCTTTTTTTTGGTACTTcttaatgttatttatttatttatttatttattcattcattcccCTCGAAAACTCCTTTTTTATTCCCCCCCAACAACCAAGCTGCTTTTTGACCAACCCAATTTTTTACCCAGAACCTAAGTTTTGTTttagacaactttttttttttttttaaccccgcCAAACATTttaccaacttttttttttttttttttttttttttttaactgacaccTGTCCTTTTTCACTGACAAGtggatggcttttttttttttaaactgagatcCAAACTTTTTACCCACATCCATTACTTTTaccaacacattttttttaactaagaAAATTAAAGTTTGGTTTTCAAAGATAAACCTTTTCTTACCAGCAACCAActtctatttttaaatgaaaaagattttttttttgttttttttttttggggggggggggttacactAACTAATACACTTAGACATACACATACCCACATACACAAACTATGATTGGTATTAAACCCCTGAGTTTGACCCTGACCTTGACGCTATTATTTAAAACCAGGCAAAAGGGCGATATTGATAGGATATAATATGTGCGTCTATAAAGACATGTCAGTAAACACATCAGCAAAACGTtagtgaaaaatattttctttgcataGCAACTCTAGGACTGAGACTGAgattgaggggtggggggtggggggggtgctggggtTCTCTCCTTGCtccaaaagggggctgggggctggcacaggaCAGGGCCCGGACTCCCGGGTTCTTACCCGGGCCTGCAGCAGCCTCTCGCGCTCAGCCATGGCTTCCTGGACCCTTCGCTCCATCTCGGCCAATTGAGCCACGCACGATTCCAGACTGCTGGGGGGTCAAGAGGGTcagcacggggggggggagggggggagagggaggggcaggggcagatctcACCTGTAAGGGGCCAAGTCAGTCCTCCGGCCGCCCCCGTCATTAGCCCCTCCCTCGCTTTGCAagacccggacacctgggttcaacacttctggggggaaggaagggggcaagaaaaaaatacaagatGAAGGGGTTACAAAATTACCCGCCTCCCACAGGGAAATGGGgtgtccaatcccctgcccaaaTACCATTGCCATGGAGAGAAAGGGGGCGCTGGGCGACGCGGGGGGATGGCCGGTCTCCACGGCGACGGGGGAGGCTCCCGGACCTCTGGAGTCCaatggagccctgggggtggggaggaagagggagggggttAGAAGGCGAGGTGTAGCTAAGCCCCACCCACCGGAGTTAAGCCCCACCCTCAGACAGGAAAGCCAAGcccccatgggggtggggggtgctagcTCCGCCCCAGGATAagccccacccctggactagatccCTTCCCCTGACGGACCTGGACGGAGCTGCGGACAGTGAACAGGGGCCCCGCACCGAGCACGATGAGACGCCGGTCTGTGCGCTGCGTGAACATGAGCTGCggagacacagacacacatgggTGCCGAGAGACGgcagaggacccaggtgtccgggctctcGCCTCTACCCCACCACCtatttccttcccagagcagggaaagagcccaggtgcacaggcactcagcccctcctggctctagcccccaccccttaGCCCTCATTTCCTTACCAGGGGGAaagaagagaacccaggcatccgggcccctgccccccaccccataccagGGGCAAAGAACACAGGCGTCTGGGCAAATCTAAGCCAGTAAAC
This sequence is a window from Alligator mississippiensis isolate rAllMis1 chromosome 15, rAllMis1, whole genome shotgun sequence. Protein-coding genes within it:
- the PHLDB3 gene encoding pleckstrin homology-like domain family B member 3 isoform X5, translating into MKLQDPKPSPRCTQELVPHKGRATAMAPLLRPQPEGESLSSDEASSTDGPQAKSSELDLRISDLQHQAQGMSLEEGCLRPDQDHLRHLRHVLAETEQRSWAQHLEDQARLQAEHQGVEELRQRLQEAQTRLEQEPESLRERGESQVREASELLETALKRFEDLEFQQLERESRREEEREAASAALACEIARLQRTRTMQQQEQKEKPEGRRMEKTQLLPPGDSPRIGTGDPSSDTTQELTKLMFTQRTDRRLIVLGAGPLFTVRSSVQGSIGLQRSGSLPRRRGDRPSPRVAQRPLSLHGNEVLNPGVRVLQSEGGANDGGGRRTDLAPYSSLESCVAQLAEMERRVQEAMAERERLLQAREAKKAAQQASKPPELPPPAKGVAPLDLRRHLEALGHSVETCGDVRVSSRACKGFLVKMGGRVKTWRRRWFCFDRHKRLLAYYADKEETKLKGVIYFQAIEEVYYDHLRSAWKSPNPALTFCVKTYDRLFCLVAPSAEAMRIWIDAIVTAAEENARY